In the genome of Zonotrichia albicollis isolate bZonAlb1 chromosome 24, bZonAlb1.hap1, whole genome shotgun sequence, one region contains:
- the LOC141731666 gene encoding olfactory receptor 14J1-like — translation MSNSSSIRHFLLLALADTRQLQLLHFCLLLGISLVALLANGLIISAVACGHHLHTPMFFFLLNLALSDLGFICTTVPKAMHNSLWDTRNISYTGCAAQLFSFMFFISAEYFVLSIMCYDRYVSICKPLHYGTLLGSRACAHMAAAAWASAFLNALMHTASTFSLPLCHGNALGQFFCEIPQILKLSCSKSYLRELGVLAFSGCLGVGCFVFIVFSYVQIFRAVLRIPTEQGRHKAFSTSLPHLAVVSLFVSTVMFAHLKPPSMSSSSLDLALSVLYSVVPPALNPLIYSLRNQELKAEVWRLVTGCFQKH, via the coding sequence atgtccaacagcagctccatcaggcacttcctcctgctggcattggcagacacacggcagctgcagctcctgcacttctgcctcttgctgggcatctccctggttgccctcctggccaacggcctcatcatcagcgccgtagcctgcggccaccacctgcacacacccatgttcttcttcctgctcaacctggccctcagcgacctgggcttcATCTGTACCACTgttcccaaagccatgcacaattccctctgggacaccaggaacatctcctacactggatgtgctgcacagctgttTTCCtttatgttcttcatctcagcagagtatTTCGTCCTAtccatcatgtgctatgaccgctacgtgtccatctgcaaacccctgcattacgggaccctcctgggcagcagagcttgtgcccacatggcagcagctgcctgggccagtgcctttctcaatgctctcatgcacacagccagtACATTTTCcttgcccctgtgccatggcaatgccctgggccagttcttctgtgaaattccccagatcctcaagctctcctgttCTAAATCCTATCTCAGGGAACTGGGGGTTCTTGCTTTTAGTGGCTGTTTGGGAGTTGgatgttttgtgttcattgttttctcctatgtgcagatcttcagggctgtgctgaggatccccactgagcagggacggcacaaagccttttccaccagcctccctcacctggccgtggtctccctgtttgtCAGCACTGTAATGtttgctcacctgaagcctccctccatgtcctcctcatccctggatctggccctgtcagttctgtactcggtggtgcctccagccctgaaccctctaatctacagcctgaggaaccaggagctcaaggctgaaGTGTGGAGACTggtgactggatgcttccagaaacattaa